From the genome of Zalophus californianus isolate mZalCal1 chromosome 6, mZalCal1.pri.v2, whole genome shotgun sequence, one region includes:
- the ARG2 gene encoding arginase-2, mitochondrial isoform X4, which produces MKRLSNLGCRLKDFGDLSFTPVPKDDLYNNLIVNPRSVGLANQELAEVVSRAVSSGYSCVTVGGDHSLAIGTISGHARHCPDLCVIWVDAHADINTPLTTASGNLHGQPVSFLLRELQDKVPQLPGFSWIKPCISSPSIVYIGLRDVDPPEHFILKNYDIQYFSMRDIDRLGIQKVMEQTFDLLIGKRQRPIHLSFDIDAFDPTLAPATGTPVAGGLTYREGMYITEEIHNTGLLSALDLVEVNPQLAASEEEAKATASLAVDVIASSFGQTREGGHIVYDQLPTPNSPDESEREERVRI; this is translated from the exons GCTGCCGCCTAAAAGATTTTGGAGATTTGAGTTTTACTCCAGTCCCTAAAGATGATCTGTACAACAACCTGATAGTGAATCCTCGCTCAGTGGGCCTTGCCAACCAGGAACTGGCTGAGGTGGTTAGCAGAGCCGTGTCAAGTGGCTACAGCTGTGTCACAGTGGGAGGTGACCACAG CCTGGCAATCGGAACCATTAGTGGCCACGCCCGGCACTGCCCAGACCTTTGTGTGATCTGGGTTGATGCCCATGCTGACATCAATACACCCCTCACCACTGCATCTGGAAATCTCCATGGACAGCCAGTTTCATTTCTCCTCAGAGAACTACAGGACAAG GTACCACAACTCCCAGGATTTTCCTGGATCAAACCTTGTATCTCTTCCCCAAGTATTGTGTATATTGGTCTAAGAGATGTGGACCCTCCTGAACA ttttattttaaagaattatgatATCCAGTATTTTTCCATGAGAGACATAGATCGACTTGGTATTCAGAAGGTCATGGAACAGACATTTGATCTGCTAATTGGCAA AAGACAAAGGCCAATCCATCTGAGTTTTGATATTGATGCATTTGACCCTACCCTGGCTCCAGCCACCGGAACCCCTGTTGCAGGGGGACTGACCTATCGAGAAGGCATGTATATCACTGAGGAAATACATAATACAG GGCTGTTGTCAGCACTGGATCTTGTTGAAGTCAATCCTCAGCTGGCTGCTTCAGAGGAAGAGGCCAAGGCTACAGCTAGCCTGGCAGTGGATGTGATTGCTTCAAGTTTTGGGCAGACAAGGGAGGGAGGGCACATTGTCTATGACCAACTTCCTACTCCCAATTCACCAGATGAATCAGAAAGGGAAGAACGTGTGAGAATTTAG